A genome region from Solanum pennellii chromosome 12, SPENNV200 includes the following:
- the LOC107005453 gene encoding LOW QUALITY PROTEIN: nodulation-signaling pathway 1 protein-like (The sequence of the model RefSeq protein was modified relative to this genomic sequence to represent the inferred CDS: deleted 1 base in 1 codon; substituted 1 base at 1 genomic stop codon), whose translation MPCCVSSQCKIPFDSILNYYSFSTLKLEPLXQLTKIHIPSLHILPIKSMIKLPHHPSSSICDTMIIDETTSDPISEWLDSPLSYFPSLLDESYSIDDLLDESYSLDDIYEDSWWAPIESINQEIHINNNNNNSLPCFDTSFPVTTASTVSLEPVISRHLPPLDSSKKRKGNDSGYNPKASRKNQNRRINDADTRRTTGHKKATHKSSTGNNGNNREGRWAEQLLNPCAAAITAGNLNRVQHLLYVLRELSSLNGDANHRLAARGLQALTYYLSTPCPTSLSSASAATFASTNPKFFKNSLINFNEISPWFRIPNSIANSSILQILGKHDSSRNLHILDIGVSHGVQWPTLLEELTHRAGGPPPLVRLTVITPTIEDGQQRNSPFVVGPGGYNFSVQLLAFAKAININLQINRLENYPLQNLDSQVINSSPDEILVICAQFRLHNLKHNNPDERTELLKRLKSLEPKGLVLSENNMDCSCNSCGDFTTRFSRRVDYLWKFLDSTSVAYKGRESEGRRMMEGEAAKALTNMGEMNETKEKWCERTRSVGFVWKMFGDDAIDRARALLKKYDNNWEMRVDEKDGCVGLWWKGDPVSFCSLWKIDHNT comes from the exons ATGCCATGCTGTGTCTCTTCCCAATGCAAAATCCCTTTTGATTCCATTTTGAACTATTATAGCTTTAGCACTTTGAAACTTGAGCCATTAtaacaattaacaaaaata catATCCCATCTTTGCATATACTTCCTATTAAGTCAATGATCAAACTTCCCCACCACCCTTCTTCCTCAATCTGTGATACAATGATCATTGATGAAACTACTTCTGATCCCATCTCAGAGTGGCTGGATAGTCCCTTATCATACTTTCCGTCGTTACTCGATGAGTCATATAGCATCGATGATTTACTCGATGAGTCATATAGCCTCGATGATATTTACGAGGACTCGTGGTGGGCTCCTATTGAGAGTATAAACCAAGAAATACAtatcaataacaataacaataatagttTACCGTGCTTCGATACTAGCTTCCCTGTCACAACCGCGAGCACTGTCTCTCTGGAGCCGGTCATTTCACGTCATCTTCCGCCATTGGATTCATCCAAGAAGAGGAAAGGGAATGATTCTGGTTACAATCCCAAGGCGTCCCGGAAGAATCAGAACCGTAGGATCAATGATGCAGATACAAGAAGAACAACAGGACACAAGAAAGCAACACACAAGTCTAGTACAGGAAATAATGGTAACAACAGAGAAGGAAGATGGGCAGAGCAGTTACTTAACCCTTGTGCTGCTGCAATTACAGCAGGAAATCTGAACCGTGTGCAGCACTTGTTGTACGTTCTGCGCGAGCTCTCCTCACTAAACGGAGATGCCAACCATCGGTTGGCTGCTCGTGGACTCCAGGCGCTGACGTATTATCTTTCTACTCCATGCCCAACTTCACTATCTTCTGCTTCTGCTGCTACTTTTGCTTCAACAAATCCGaagttcttcaagaactcactGATCAACTTCAATGAGATCAGTCCCTGGTTCCGCATACCCAATAGCATTGCTAACTCTTCTATACTCCAAATTCTAGGGAAACATGATTCATCCCGGAACCTACACATTCTTGATATTGGAGTTTCTCATGGTGTTCAATGGCCAACATTGCTCGAGGAGTTGACCCATCGAGCAGGAGGTCCACCACCATTGGTTCGTCTGACGGTTATAACACCTACAATAGAAGATGGTCAACAAAGAAATAGTCCATTTGTAGTTGGTCCAGGTGGTTACAACTTTTCAGTGCAACTACTTGCCTTTGCCAAGGCGATTAACATCAATCTACAAATCAACAGACTGGAGAATTACCCACTTCAGAATCTTGATTCCCAAGTGATAAATTCATCCCCAGATGAAATCTTGGTTATTTGTGCACAGTTCAGACTCCATAACTTGAAACACAACAATCCAGATGAGAGGACAGAGTTGTTGAAAAGACTAAAGAGTTTGGAGCCAAAAGGACTGGTTTTGAGTGAGAACAACATGGATTGCAGCTGCAACAGTTGCGGGGACTTCACAACAAGATTCTCAAGGCGAGTGGACTACTTGTGGAAGTTCTTGGACTCCACCAGTGTAGCATACAAAGGACGTGAGAGCGAGGGAAGGAGGATGATGGAAGGAGAAGCAGCAAAGGCTTTGACAAACATGGGAGAGATGAATGAGACAAAGGAGAAATGGTGTGAAAGAACGAGGAGTGTTGGTTTCGTATGGAAGATGTTTGGAGATGATGCTATTGATAGAGCTCGTGCATTGTTGAAGAAGTATGACAACAACTGGGAGATGAGAGTTGATGAGAAGGATGGCTGTGTTGGACTGTGGTGGAAAGGAGATCCtgtttcattttgttcattatggaaGATAGATCACAACACATGA
- the LOC107005454 gene encoding E3 ubiquitin-protein ligase SPL2, whose translation MSIYDQAAAAVLSQIATAADGALIGLALAYVAVRSIVKFKANSSALHKINDAPSLNVSDLRSLLSSSDNSESSNHSDDSKLVIVRGTVEAKSAVEGNWKSLRANILSAHNSAEKGVILQHTQTCIYNEWRGFFSWAGDLYSIFPRVRKDQQSSSLRTVPFVLIETGRWPQPKYVNVNMDGSTHSLPLVTVYHHLQPLHATPLTFIQALFGHHYPVGVLDEEKILPLGKDITAIGVCSSKDGILEIKSCEDLPYFLSDMTKDQMLVELAFKTKVLMWSGVLFGSVAVGVLGYAVVRNWNRWKQWRHQRQAQQQRDAASNDDDVQVSADEETGDVPDGQLCVICLTRRKRAAFVPCGHLVCCQRCALSVERDLAPKCPLCRQTIHSSVRIYDS comes from the exons ATGTCAATATACGATCAAGCGGCAGCTGCCGTGCTATCGCAAATAGCTACGGCGGCGGATGGCGCACTTATTGGCTTAGCCCTAGCTTACGTTGCCGTACGGAGTATTGTCAAGTTCAAAGCCAATTCTTCCGCCCTTCACAAAATCAACGATGCACCGTCGCTTAATGTCTCCGATCTCCGTTCATTACTTTCATCTTCCGACAACTCTGAAAGTTCAAATCATTCCGATGACAGTAAGCTTGTGATTGTTCGCGGTACTGTGGAGGCGAAATCGGCGGTTGAGGGTAACTGGAAAAGCTTGAGAGCTAATATTCTCTCAGCTCATAATTCTGCTGAAAAAGGCGTTATATTGCAACATACTCAAACA TGTATCTATAATGAGTGGAGAGGCTTCTTTTCGTGGGCTGGTGATCTGTATTCAATATTTCCAAGAGTCCGGAAGGATCAACAATCGTCCTCTTTGAGAACG GTTCCCTTTGTTCTTATTGAAACTGGGAGGTGGCCGCAACCAAAATATGTTAATGTCAATATGGATGGTTCAACGCATTCCCTACCTCTTGTGACAGTTTATCATCACTTGCAGCCTTTACATGCTACGCCTCTCACTTTTATCCAGGCACTCTTTGGTCATCACTATCCT GTTGGAGTAttggatgaagaaaaaattcTACCACTTGGTAAAGATATAACCGCTATTGGTGTTTGCAGCTCAAAAGATGGGATTTTGGAGATCAAATCATGTGAAGACCTACCCTATTTCTT GTCCGATATGACCAAGGATCAAATGCTGGTAGAGCTTGCCTTCAAAACAAAAGTTCTGATGTGGAGTGGAGTTTTATTTGGTTCAGTTGCAGTTGGTGTCCTTGGATATGCTGTTGTGAG GAACTGGAATCGATGGAAGCAGTGGAGACACCAGAGGCAGGCCCAGCAACAAAGGGATGCTGCAAGCAATGACGATGATGTGCAGGTTAGTGCTGATGAGGAAACTGGAGATGTTCCCGATGGTCAGTTGTGTGTGATATGCCTTACGAGGAGGAAGCGCGCAGCATTTGTTCCGTGTGGACACCTGGTATGTTGCCAGCGCTGTGCCTTGTCAGTTGAACGTGATTTAGCACCCAAGTGTCCTTTATGTAGGCAGACAATTCATAGTTCTGTAAGGATATATGATTCTTGA